The Stieleria maiorica genome includes the window CGTAGAACTCCGCTTCCTCGATAAACGTGCTTCGATCTTTGTCGTGGCGGGTGAGCAACTTTCTGGCTTCGGCGAGATCGTCGTCGTTAAAGCCGAGTGATTTCCGTGTCCGGGCGATCGTCTGTTGGACTTCCGCTTGCGTCAACTGACCGTCTTTGTTTTCGTCAAATTCGTTCAGCGGATTCCCTCTCGCTGTAGCTCCGAAGACATCCCCGGCGGTGAACTCGGTCTGGTCGATCATGCCGTCGGAGTTTCGGTCGTATCGTTCAAATAGCGAACGCACCTTCGCGAGGTCCGACTTGCTCATTCCGGAATCGCGACGGTATTTGGCCAGCATCGTCGCGATTTCCATGATGCCCAGTTTTCCGTCGTCGTTTTCGTCAAATTCTTTCGCGGGCAGAGGCAGATATGCCCCTTGCTGTTCGTCTTTGTCCAGCTTTTGATCCTTGTCCGCGTCAAGTTTTCGCACCGTGCGAATCGCGGTGACTTGATCGACTTGCTCGATCCCCATTTCGCGGCGCAATCCGGCCATGTAAGCGAATTGTTTTGCCATTTCGGCAAGCGTGATCACGCCGTCGTGGTTGGCGTCGAATTCTTCAGGATTGCTCGGCCAGCCGTTCGCGATCTCGTCGGGATCGAGCTGGCCGTTGCCGTTCTTGTCGTGTCGTCGCAAAAACACTTTGGCGTTGTTGATGACCTGCTGGGTCACTCCCGAATCGTCTCGAATCTTCGCGAATCGGACACACAGTTCCAGGTGCGTTAGTTTGCCGTCGCGGTTGAGATCGTACTGGTCGATTTCATCTTGCCAGCGGATCCGCGTTTGTTCGTCTTTGTCGATTGCACCGTCTTCATTGGTGTCGTAAACGGTCATCGAACGCGATGCATCGGTCAGATCGATCGGCGCGATGACCAATGCGAAGAGATCCGTTT containing:
- a CDS encoding EF-hand domain-containing protein, producing MLKSLLCIALSTAVLAGTCPAQILSGDKTDLFALVIAPIDLTDASRSMTVYDTNEDGAIDKDEQTRIRWQDEIDQYDLNRDGKLTHLELCVRFAKIRDDSGVTQQVINNAKVFLRRHDKNGNGQLDPDEIANGWPSNPEEFDANHDGVITLAEMAKQFAYMAGLRREMGIEQVDQVTAIRTVRKLDADKDQKLDKDEQQGAYLPLPAKEFDENDDGKLGIMEIATMLAKYRRDSGMSKSDLAKVRSLFERYDRNSDGMIDQTEFTAGDVFGATARGNPLNEFDENKDGQLTQAEVQQTIARTRKSLGFNDDDLAEARKLLTRHDKDRSTFIEEAEFYESPVSGQLANSVLKQADGDDDKRVSLIELAKYIANQKD